A region of Paraburkholderia sp. BL23I1N1 DNA encodes the following proteins:
- the preA gene encoding NAD-dependent dihydropyrimidine dehydrogenase subunit PreA — protein sequence MADLRCTIAGITSPNPFWLASAPPTDKAYNVNRAFEAGWGGVVWKTLGLDPHVVNVSSRYGAVQWNGQRIAGLNNIELITDRPLDINLKEITQVKRDWPDRAMIVSLMVPCNERDWKWILPLVEDTGADAVELNFGCPHGMSERGMGAAVGQVPEYIEMVTRWVKEGTKLPCLVKLTPNISDIRLGSRAAYKGGADGVSLINTINSIVAVDLDAMSPLPMVDGKGTHGGYCGPAVKPIALNMVAEIARDVETPNLPISGIGGISTWRDAAEFMVLGAGSVQVCTAAMHYGFRIVSDLADGLSNWMDEKGYTTLDDFRGRAVPNVTDWKYLNLKYDIKARIDQDKCIQCGLCHIACEDTAHQAIMKEKDGVRHFEVLDSECVGCNLCMHVCPVEQCITMERVDSGEYANWTTHPNNPARVDAGESDKSDAAETAEHAHAAKAA from the coding sequence ATGGCCGATCTGCGCTGTACGATTGCCGGCATTACTTCGCCGAATCCTTTCTGGCTCGCTTCCGCGCCGCCGACCGACAAAGCCTATAACGTGAACCGCGCGTTCGAGGCGGGCTGGGGCGGAGTGGTGTGGAAGACGTTGGGCCTCGACCCGCATGTGGTGAACGTCAGCTCGCGCTATGGCGCGGTGCAATGGAACGGTCAGCGCATCGCGGGCCTGAACAACATCGAACTGATCACCGATCGACCGCTCGACATCAACCTTAAGGAAATCACTCAGGTCAAACGCGACTGGCCGGACCGCGCAATGATCGTCTCGCTGATGGTGCCGTGCAACGAGCGCGACTGGAAGTGGATTTTGCCGCTCGTCGAAGACACCGGCGCCGATGCGGTCGAACTGAATTTTGGCTGCCCGCACGGCATGAGCGAGCGTGGCATGGGTGCGGCGGTCGGCCAGGTGCCCGAGTACATCGAGATGGTCACGCGTTGGGTCAAGGAAGGCACGAAGCTGCCGTGCCTTGTCAAACTCACACCGAATATCAGCGACATCCGCCTCGGTTCGCGGGCTGCCTATAAGGGCGGCGCGGACGGCGTGTCGCTGATCAATACGATCAACTCGATCGTCGCGGTCGACCTCGACGCGATGTCGCCGTTGCCGATGGTCGACGGCAAGGGCACGCACGGCGGCTACTGCGGCCCGGCGGTGAAGCCAATCGCGCTGAACATGGTGGCTGAAATTGCGCGCGACGTGGAAACACCGAATCTGCCGATCTCCGGCATCGGCGGCATTTCGACGTGGCGCGACGCGGCCGAATTCATGGTGCTTGGTGCGGGCAGCGTGCAGGTCTGCACGGCCGCGATGCACTATGGATTCCGTATCGTCTCCGACCTCGCGGACGGCCTCTCGAACTGGATGGACGAAAAGGGCTACACAACGCTCGACGACTTTCGCGGCCGCGCGGTGCCGAACGTCACCGACTGGAAGTACCTCAACCTCAAATACGACATCAAGGCGCGCATCGATCAGGACAAGTGCATTCAGTGCGGCCTCTGTCATATCGCGTGCGAAGACACGGCTCACCAGGCGATCATGAAAGAAAAAGATGGCGTCCGGCATTTTGAAGTGTTGGACTCCGAATGTGTCGGCTGTAATCTGTGCATGCATGTGTGCCCGGTCGAGCAGTGCATCACGATGGAGCGCGTGGACAGCGGCGAGTACGCGAACTGGACCACGCATCCGAACAACCCCGCTCGAGTGGATGCGGGTGAAAGCGACAAGTCAGATGCAGCTGAAACCGCCGAGCATGCGCACGCCGCAAAAGCAGCCTGA
- a CDS encoding NCS1 family nucleobase:cation symporter-1 gives MKQTAQPVDPQFAAGAQGSSLYNDDLAPTGIAQRTWRWYHFAALWVGMVMNIASYMLAAGLTEEGMSPWQAVATVLLGNLIVLVPMLLIGHAGAKHGIPYAVLVRSSFGTQGAKLPAMLRAIVACGWYGIQTWLGGSAIYTLLNILTGNALHGAALPFLDISLAQLACFLVFWALQIYFIVHGTDSIRWLESWSAPIKIVMCIALVWWATSKAGGIGSMLSAPSQFVAGGKKEGLFWATFWPGLTAMVGFWATLALNIPDFTRFAKTQRDQIIGQSVGLPIPMALLSVISVVVTSATVVIYGKAIWDPIDLTSRMTGIGVGLALIILTLDTMCCNLAANLVGPAYDFSSLWPKGISYRAGGMITATIAIVMMPWKILATTQGYIFTWLVGYSALLGPVAGILMVDYFLIRGTRLDPRELFDEHGEYSYTGGWNIGAVVALLIGVLPNLPGFLHTAFPASFPNVPAIFNTLYTYAWFVGLALASIVYSAWMKLSKGPSARVASA, from the coding sequence ATGAAGCAGACAGCGCAACCCGTCGATCCGCAGTTCGCGGCCGGCGCGCAGGGCAGCAGTCTTTATAACGACGACCTTGCGCCCACCGGCATCGCACAGCGCACGTGGAGGTGGTATCACTTCGCCGCGCTCTGGGTCGGAATGGTGATGAACATCGCGTCGTACATGCTCGCGGCCGGATTGACGGAGGAGGGCATGTCGCCATGGCAGGCGGTTGCGACCGTGCTGCTCGGCAATCTGATAGTACTGGTGCCGATGCTGTTGATCGGGCATGCCGGCGCGAAGCACGGTATTCCCTACGCGGTGCTGGTGCGTTCTTCCTTCGGCACGCAAGGCGCGAAATTGCCGGCCATGCTGCGTGCGATCGTCGCGTGTGGCTGGTACGGCATTCAGACCTGGCTTGGCGGCAGCGCGATCTACACCCTGCTGAATATTCTGACCGGCAATGCGCTACACGGCGCGGCCTTGCCGTTCCTCGACATCTCGCTCGCGCAGCTCGCGTGTTTTCTCGTGTTCTGGGCGCTGCAGATCTACTTCATTGTTCACGGTACCGATTCGATTCGCTGGCTCGAAAGCTGGTCCGCGCCGATCAAGATCGTGATGTGTATCGCGCTGGTGTGGTGGGCGACTTCGAAGGCGGGCGGAATCGGCTCGATGCTGTCGGCGCCTTCGCAGTTCGTGGCGGGCGGCAAGAAGGAAGGGCTGTTCTGGGCGACCTTCTGGCCCGGCCTCACGGCGATGGTGGGTTTCTGGGCGACGCTCGCGCTGAATATCCCCGATTTCACCCGCTTTGCCAAAACGCAGCGTGATCAGATCATCGGTCAGTCGGTGGGTTTGCCGATTCCGATGGCGTTGCTCTCGGTGATTTCCGTGGTGGTGACGTCGGCGACCGTGGTGATCTACGGCAAGGCGATCTGGGACCCGATCGACCTGACGAGCCGCATGACCGGCATCGGCGTCGGGCTTGCGCTGATCATCCTGACGCTGGATACGATGTGCTGCAATCTGGCGGCGAATCTCGTCGGCCCGGCCTATGACTTTTCGAGCCTGTGGCCCAAGGGTATTTCTTATCGCGCCGGCGGCATGATTACCGCGACGATCGCCATTGTGATGATGCCGTGGAAGATTCTCGCCACCACGCAGGGCTATATCTTCACGTGGCTGGTCGGCTACTCGGCTTTGCTCGGTCCGGTGGCGGGCATTCTGATGGTCGACTATTTCCTGATTCGCGGCACACGGCTGGACCCGCGTGAACTATTCGACGAGCATGGCGAATACAGCTACACCGGCGGCTGGAATATCGGCGCGGTGGTGGCGCTTTTGATCGGCGTGCTGCCGAATCTGCCGGGCTTTCTGCATACGGCGTTTCCGGCGTCGTTCCCGAATGTGCCGGCTATTTTCAACACGCTCTATACGTACGCCTGGTTTGTCGGACTCGCGCTGGCGTCGATCGTATATAGCGCATGGATGAAGCTGAGCAAGGGACCGAGCGCGCGCGTGGCGAGTGCATAA
- the hydA gene encoding dihydropyrimidinase, translating to MTTLIRGGTIIDAENTYRADVLCADPQDGGTILQIGADLAAPAGATIVDAGGQYVMPGGIDPHTHMELPFMGTTASDDFYTGTAAGLSGGTTSIIDFVIPSPKQSLMEAFKAWRGWAEKASADYGFHVAVTWWDDSVYRDMGTLVHEHGVSSFKHFMAYKNAIMADDEVLVNSFSRSLELGALPTVHAENGELVFQLQRQLLAKGFTGPEAHPLSRPPEVEGEAANRAIRIAQVLGVPVYIVHVSSKDAVDAIARARSEGLRVFGEVLPGHLVIDEAVYRDPDWTRAAAHVMSPPFRSAEHREALWRGLQAGQLHTTATDHCVFCASQKAMGREDFTKIPNGCGGVEDRMAVLWHHGVNSGRLTPNEFVRITSTNAAQIFNLYPRKGAVQVGADADLVAWDPQASKTISVKTHHQNVDFNVFEGMTVQGVAMHTLMRGALAWTDGELRAVRGAGRYLKRPPNPAYFDAIRVANKRKEPHPVER from the coding sequence GTGACGACCCTGATTCGCGGCGGCACGATTATCGACGCGGAGAACACGTATCGTGCGGACGTGTTGTGTGCGGACCCGCAGGACGGCGGTACGATCCTGCAGATCGGAGCAGACCTGGCGGCGCCGGCGGGCGCGACGATCGTCGATGCGGGTGGGCAGTATGTGATGCCCGGTGGCATCGATCCGCACACGCATATGGAATTGCCGTTCATGGGCACTACGGCCAGCGACGATTTCTATACCGGCACGGCCGCGGGTTTATCCGGCGGCACGACCAGCATCATCGACTTTGTGATTCCGAGTCCGAAGCAATCGTTGATGGAAGCCTTCAAGGCATGGCGCGGCTGGGCGGAAAAGGCTTCGGCGGACTATGGCTTTCATGTTGCGGTGACATGGTGGGACGATTCGGTCTATCGCGACATGGGCACGCTGGTGCACGAACACGGCGTATCGAGTTTCAAGCACTTTATGGCGTATAAAAACGCAATCATGGCCGACGACGAAGTGCTGGTGAACAGTTTCTCGCGTTCGCTCGAACTCGGCGCGCTGCCCACCGTGCATGCGGAAAACGGTGAACTGGTGTTTCAGTTGCAGCGCCAGTTGCTTGCAAAGGGTTTTACCGGGCCGGAGGCGCATCCGTTGTCACGGCCGCCGGAAGTGGAGGGCGAGGCCGCCAATCGGGCGATCCGCATTGCCCAGGTGCTGGGTGTGCCAGTGTATATCGTCCACGTGTCCTCGAAAGATGCGGTGGACGCGATAGCGCGCGCCCGCAGCGAAGGCCTTCGCGTGTTCGGCGAGGTGCTGCCGGGCCATCTGGTGATCGATGAAGCGGTGTATCGCGATCCCGACTGGACCCGCGCGGCGGCGCACGTCATGAGCCCGCCGTTCCGTTCCGCGGAGCATCGCGAGGCATTGTGGCGGGGGCTGCAAGCGGGTCAGTTGCACACAACCGCGACCGATCACTGCGTGTTCTGCGCGTCGCAGAAGGCCATGGGTCGGGAGGACTTTACAAAGATCCCTAACGGCTGTGGCGGCGTTGAAGATCGCATGGCGGTGCTTTGGCATCACGGCGTGAATTCGGGGCGTCTCACGCCGAACGAGTTCGTGCGTATCACGTCGACCAATGCCGCGCAGATTTTCAATCTGTATCCGCGCAAAGGTGCGGTCCAGGTGGGCGCGGACGCCGACCTGGTCGCGTGGGATCCGCAGGCAAGCAAAACGATTTCGGTGAAGACGCATCATCAGAATGTCGACTTCAACGTGTTCGAAGGGATGACGGTGCAGGGCGTGGCGATGCACACGCTCATGCGCGGCGCGCTGGCCTGGACCGATGGCGAACTGCGGGCGGTGCGGGGCGCCGGGCGTTATCTGAAGCGTCCGCCGAATCCTGCTTACTTCGACGCGATCCGGGTCGCCAACAAGCGCAAGGAGCCACATCCGGTGGAACGGTAA
- a CDS encoding amino acid ABC transporter substrate-binding protein, with product MKSIRSILLIALLQAVTLSPAFAADELAQIKSAGVFKIGTEGTYAPFTYHDESGKLTGFDVEIGTAIAQRLGVKPQFVEGKWDGLIAGLDVNRYDAVINEVAVTDARKAKYDFSDPYITSHAALIVRSDNTTIKTFDDLKGKKSANTLTSNFGKIAAAHGAEVIPVQGFNESVDLLTAGRVDATVNDSLSFLDFKKHKPDAKVKIAAIDTSADSSDKSAVLIRKGSPELQAAINKALADMRKDGTYLKISQKYFGKDVSQ from the coding sequence ATGAAGTCGATTCGTTCCATTCTGCTGATCGCGCTGCTGCAAGCGGTGACCTTGAGCCCGGCATTCGCTGCTGACGAGCTCGCGCAGATCAAATCTGCGGGCGTGTTCAAGATCGGCACCGAGGGCACGTACGCACCGTTCACGTACCACGATGAATCCGGCAAGCTGACCGGCTTCGACGTCGAGATCGGCACGGCGATCGCGCAACGCCTTGGCGTCAAGCCGCAATTCGTCGAAGGTAAATGGGACGGCCTGATTGCCGGTCTCGACGTGAACCGCTATGACGCGGTGATCAATGAAGTCGCTGTCACCGACGCGCGCAAAGCCAAATACGATTTCTCGGATCCGTACATCACTTCGCACGCGGCGCTGATCGTGCGTTCGGACAACACTACGATCAAGACCTTCGACGACCTGAAGGGCAAGAAGTCGGCGAATACCTTGACCAGCAACTTCGGCAAGATCGCGGCCGCGCATGGTGCGGAGGTGATTCCCGTGCAGGGCTTCAACGAATCGGTCGACCTGTTGACCGCAGGCCGCGTCGACGCGACCGTGAACGACTCGCTGTCGTTCCTCGACTTCAAGAAGCACAAGCCGGACGCGAAGGTGAAGATTGCCGCGATCGACACGTCGGCGGACAGCAGCGACAAGTCCGCGGTGCTGATTCGCAAAGGCAGTCCTGAGTTGCAGGCCGCGATCAACAAGGCACTCGCCGACATGCGAAAAGACGGCACGTACTTGAAGATTTCGCAGAAGTACTTTGGCAAAGACGTTTCCCAATAA
- a CDS encoding amino acid ABC transporter ATP-binding protein yields the protein MIRLEKIDKYFGENRVLTSVDLQLAPGNVTALIGPSGSGKSTLLRCVNLLEIPEAGSLEVGSERLEFSRDHKPSREAVLTIRRRTGMVFQNFQLFPHLTVRQNVMEGLLTVLKWDREKARVRADELLEKVGIAHKADAWPSTLSGGQQQRVAIARALAPSPEVLLCDEPTSALDPGLAAEVVDVLKQLATEGMTMLMATHDLRLAATIARDVVFLNNGVIVEAGPSRDVFMQPRKAETERFVSTLTHSLPDAWTAKS from the coding sequence ATGATTCGACTGGAAAAAATCGACAAGTACTTCGGCGAGAACCGGGTGTTGACTTCGGTGGACTTGCAACTCGCGCCGGGCAACGTCACTGCGCTGATTGGCCCGTCTGGCAGCGGCAAGAGTACGCTTTTACGTTGTGTGAATCTGCTGGAAATCCCGGAGGCCGGATCACTTGAAGTGGGCAGCGAGCGCCTTGAATTCAGCCGCGATCACAAGCCATCGCGCGAGGCCGTGCTGACGATCCGCCGCCGCACCGGCATGGTGTTCCAGAATTTCCAGTTGTTTCCGCACCTGACGGTACGCCAGAACGTAATGGAAGGATTGCTAACCGTACTGAAATGGGACAGAGAAAAAGCGCGCGTGCGCGCGGACGAATTGCTTGAGAAGGTTGGCATCGCCCATAAAGCGGACGCATGGCCCTCAACGCTGTCCGGCGGGCAGCAGCAACGCGTAGCGATTGCACGGGCGCTGGCGCCATCGCCGGAGGTGTTGTTGTGCGACGAGCCCACATCGGCACTGGATCCCGGATTAGCGGCGGAGGTGGTGGACGTCCTCAAGCAGCTTGCCACGGAGGGCATGACGATGTTGATGGCGACGCATGATTTGCGTCTAGCTGCGACGATTGCACGAGACGTGGTGTTTTTGAATAACGGCGTGATCGTAGAGGCGGGCCCATCGCGCGACGTTTTCATGCAACCGCGCAAGGCGGAAACAGAGCGCTTCGTATCGACACTGACGCACAGCTTACCGGACGCTTGGACAGCGAAGAGCTGA
- a CDS encoding IS4 family transposase has product MPASSRLLAEFSEFLFDPALADRVRRSPTAFTRNRTLTLPRMAALMMSGMCASVQAELDALFGALGSRGGRTRAVSAQAFSKARRGVSAELFELARARLISLAQPHIDSMRWHGLRLVAADGSRLRVGTRRGHELRADHYAFALFLPGSELTLHAALHPADGGERQMLFEALDVLQPHTDLLLLDRGYIGNAMVAALAQREIPFCMRVDARNWKCVSAFARSGKAERVVTLDAPGELDARDYELARTPTTVRLIRDVTPGGRVRVLMTSLLDGGRYPAASFGALYHQRWRVEEAFKRLKHRLRLEAVTGLDYLALQQDFGAKILADNLFTLLSDLDAPHDDRHASRPNRVYALGALKPILGACLLRIQRCLDGLAGVLEMIRQTRCRIQPSRSYPRPPRKAKPHFHLAYKLA; this is encoded by the coding sequence ATACCAGCGTCCTCAAGGCTTCTGGCTGAGTTCTCCGAATTCCTGTTCGATCCGGCGCTCGCCGATCGCGTGCGTCGTTCTCCCACCGCCTTTACCCGCAATCGCACACTGACCTTGCCGCGCATGGCCGCGCTGATGATGTCGGGCATGTGCGCCAGTGTGCAGGCCGAACTTGACGCGCTATTCGGCGCACTGGGAAGCCGCGGCGGGCGCACCCGCGCTGTCAGCGCACAGGCCTTCAGCAAGGCGCGACGGGGCGTGTCTGCCGAACTGTTCGAGCTGGCCCGCGCCCGCCTGATCTCGCTGGCCCAACCCCATATCGATTCGATGCGCTGGCACGGCCTGAGGCTGGTCGCCGCTGATGGCAGCCGCCTGCGTGTGGGCACGCGTCGCGGCCATGAACTGCGCGCCGATCACTACGCGTTTGCGCTATTCCTGCCGGGTTCCGAACTGACCCTGCACGCTGCACTTCATCCCGCCGACGGCGGCGAGCGGCAGATGCTGTTCGAAGCCCTCGATGTGCTGCAACCGCATACCGACCTGCTGCTGCTCGATCGCGGCTATATCGGCAACGCGATGGTGGCCGCGCTCGCACAGCGCGAAATCCCGTTCTGCATGCGCGTCGATGCGCGTAACTGGAAATGCGTCAGCGCCTTTGCCCGCAGCGGTAAAGCCGAGCGTGTGGTGACACTGGACGCGCCCGGCGAACTGGATGCCCGCGACTATGAACTGGCGCGTACGCCCACCACTGTTCGCCTGATCCGCGACGTCACGCCGGGCGGTCGCGTGCGGGTGCTGATGACCTCGCTGCTCGATGGCGGGCGTTATCCGGCGGCATCGTTCGGCGCGCTCTATCACCAGCGCTGGCGGGTCGAGGAAGCGTTCAAACGACTCAAGCACCGGCTGCGGCTGGAAGCCGTCACAGGCCTCGATTACCTGGCGTTACAGCAGGACTTCGGCGCAAAAATCCTCGCCGACAACCTGTTCACCCTGCTCAGCGATCTCGATGCGCCGCACGACGACAGACATGCCAGCCGTCCTAACCGGGTGTATGCACTGGGCGCACTCAAGCCCATCCTCGGCGCGTGTCTTCTGCGCATCCAGCGCTGCCTGGACGGCCTCGCCGGTGTGCTGGAAATGATCCGCCAGACCCGATGCCGGATACAGCCCTCACGCTCCTATCCAAGACCACCCCGAAAAGCCAAGCCCCACTTCCATCTCGCGTACAAACTTGCTTGA
- the leuA gene encoding 2-isopropylmalate synthase, which produces MLKNPATKYHSFKPINLTDRQWPSRTITRAPIWMSTDLRDGNQALFEPMNAQRKMRMFKTLVQIGFKEIEVAFPSASQTDFNFVRELIEGGHIPDDVTIEVLTQARDDLIERTFESLRGVPRAIVHLYNATAPEFRRIVFGLEKSGVKELAQNAARTVKRLADAAPETHFTLQYSPEVFSGTELEFAKEVCDAVFDIWQPTPDHKAIVNLPATVEMATPNVYADQIEWMHRNLARRDSLIVSVHPHNDRGTAVAAAELAVMAGADRIEGCLFGNGERTGNVDLVTLALNLYTQGVDPELDFSNINEVARTAEECTQLPVHPRHPYVGDLVFTAFSGSHQDAIKKGFAVQKPDAVWEVPYMPIDPSDLGRTYDSVIRVNSQSGKGGIAYLLEQGYGVVLPRRLQVDFSSAVQRYTDDSGQEVTPSQIWELFQKEYVESAAPIRYVGHSLSESDGREHIKLTVEIDGSRRVLTGEGNGPLDALMHAIGVPVRIQHYEERALAQGADARAVAVAEMAGVDVAGSAFGVGIDANLVTASIRAVISGVNRAYARVSLDAQGRFFDVALKDDERVAI; this is translated from the coding sequence ATGTTGAAGAACCCGGCAACCAAGTATCACTCGTTCAAGCCCATCAATTTGACGGACCGCCAGTGGCCGTCGCGCACCATCACGCGCGCGCCGATCTGGATGAGCACCGACCTGCGTGACGGCAATCAGGCGCTGTTCGAGCCGATGAACGCGCAACGCAAGATGCGCATGTTCAAGACGCTGGTGCAGATCGGCTTCAAGGAAATCGAAGTCGCCTTTCCGTCCGCCTCGCAAACCGATTTCAATTTCGTACGCGAGTTGATCGAAGGCGGCCATATCCCCGACGACGTCACAATCGAAGTATTGACGCAAGCCCGCGACGATCTGATCGAGCGCACCTTCGAGTCCTTGCGTGGCGTGCCGCGCGCGATCGTCCACTTGTACAACGCCACCGCGCCGGAATTTCGCCGCATCGTGTTCGGCCTTGAAAAAAGCGGCGTGAAAGAACTCGCGCAAAACGCCGCGCGCACCGTGAAGCGTCTCGCCGACGCCGCGCCGGAAACCCACTTCACGCTCCAATACAGCCCGGAAGTGTTCAGCGGCACGGAACTCGAATTCGCCAAGGAAGTGTGCGACGCCGTGTTCGATATCTGGCAGCCGACGCCCGATCACAAAGCGATCGTCAACCTGCCCGCTACCGTGGAAATGGCCACGCCGAACGTCTACGCCGACCAGATCGAATGGATGCATCGCAACCTCGCGCGTCGCGATTCGTTGATTGTTTCGGTACATCCGCATAACGATCGGGGCACTGCGGTGGCTGCCGCGGAACTGGCGGTGATGGCCGGAGCGGATCGTATCGAAGGGTGTTTGTTCGGCAACGGCGAACGTACCGGCAATGTCGACCTCGTGACGCTTGCGTTGAATCTGTACACGCAGGGTGTCGATCCTGAGCTCGACTTTTCGAATATCAATGAAGTCGCGCGCACTGCTGAGGAATGTACTCAGTTGCCGGTGCATCCGCGTCATCCTTATGTCGGCGATCTGGTGTTCACCGCATTCTCCGGTTCGCATCAGGATGCGATCAAGAAGGGTTTTGCCGTGCAGAAGCCGGATGCGGTTTGGGAAGTGCCATATATGCCGATTGATCCGAGCGATCTTGGGCGTACCTATGATTCGGTTATTCGTGTGAATAGTCAGTCTGGCAAGGGTGGGATTGCTTATCTGCTCGAGCAGGGTTATGGGGTTGTTTTGCCGCGCCGGTTGCAGGTCGATTTTAGTTCTGCCGTGCAGCGATATACCGATGACAGCGGGCAGGAAGTGACGCCTTCGCAGATCTGGGAATTGTTCCAGAAGGAGTATGTGGAGAGTGCTGCGCCGATTCGATATGTTGGGCATAGTTTGTCTGAATCCGACGGGCGTGAGCATATCAAGCTGACTGTCGAGATTGATGGCTCGCGGCGCGTATTGACCGGTGAAGGGAATGGGCCGCTTGATGCGTTGATGCATGCGATTGGTGTGCCGGTGCGGATTCAGCACTATGAGGAGAGGGCTTTGGCACAAGGCGCCGATGCGCGCGCTGTGGCTGTGGCCGAGATGGCCGGGGTTGATGTGGCTGGGAGTGCGTTTGGGGTTGGTATCGATGCTAATTTGGTGACTGCTTCTATTCGGGCTGTTATTAGTGGGGTTAATCGTGCTTACGCACGGGTTAGTCTTGATGCTCAAGGGCGGTTTTTTGATGTTGCTCTGAAGGATGATGAGCGGGTGGCGATTTGA
- a CDS encoding class I SAM-dependent methyltransferase, which yields MAAMSPHPTPQTRALRATLAALSAALLLAACATPSASTSPTVADSASLDAAISGPQRSDKNRGRDIYRHPKETLQFFGVASSQTVLEIAPGGGWYTEILAPYLRDHGKLYEAQYDSPDAALAAEEQAGRASFARKLAATPAVYGNVVVGTLQAGRFSGFPADGSVDQVLTFRNIHNWIKDGEVDANLRAFYAALKPGGILGVEEHRAAPGTSLQQTIDTGYVTEAYVIEHARAAGFELAAQSEVNGNPRDTKIYPNGVWSLPPTYEGHDVDRAKYAAIGESDRMTLRFVKPR from the coding sequence ATGGCTGCCATGAGCCCTCACCCCACTCCCCAAACCCGCGCGCTGCGTGCCACGCTCGCGGCCCTGAGCGCGGCGCTGCTATTGGCCGCGTGTGCCACCCCCTCGGCGTCGACGTCTCCCACGGTGGCGGATTCGGCGTCGCTCGATGCCGCAATATCCGGCCCCCAGCGCAGCGACAAGAACCGCGGACGCGATATCTATCGCCATCCAAAGGAAACGTTGCAATTCTTCGGCGTGGCGTCGTCGCAAACCGTGCTGGAGATCGCGCCGGGTGGCGGCTGGTACACGGAAATACTCGCGCCCTATTTGCGTGACCACGGCAAACTGTACGAGGCGCAATACGACAGCCCGGACGCCGCGTTGGCGGCGGAGGAGCAAGCAGGCCGGGCCTCATTCGCGCGCAAGCTGGCGGCCACGCCGGCTGTCTACGGCAATGTGGTGGTCGGCACGTTGCAAGCGGGCCGGTTCAGCGGCTTTCCGGCCGACGGCAGCGTCGACCAGGTACTGACCTTCCGCAATATCCACAACTGGATCAAAGACGGCGAGGTCGACGCCAATCTGCGCGCCTTCTATGCGGCGTTGAAACCGGGCGGCATCCTCGGTGTCGAGGAACATCGCGCGGCGCCCGGTACTTCGCTGCAGCAGACCATCGACACCGGCTATGTGACCGAAGCCTACGTGATCGAACACGCGCGCGCGGCAGGCTTCGAATTGGCCGCCCAAAGCGAGGTGAACGGCAATCCGCGCGACACGAAAATTTATCCGAACGGCGTGTGGTCGCTGCCGCCCACGTATGAAGGTCACGACGTCGATCGGGCGAAATACGCGGCGATCGGCGAATCGGATCGCATGACCTTGCGTTTCGTGAAACCCAGGTGA